The following is a genomic window from Moorella sp. Hama-1.
ATCCTCTGGCGCCTGGCGGAGGAGGGGCAGTTCAAGACTCTCAAGCTTGCTATCTCCGGTGGGGCGCCCTTGGCGGCAGAGATCCAGCGGGGCTTTGAGGCTAAATTTGCCTTCCCCCTGGTGGAAGGCTATGGCCTTTCCGAAGCGGCGCCGGTGGTTTGCCTGAATCCTTTGGACGGCGTACGCAAACCGGGGTCCATCGGCCTGCCCCTACCTGGCGTGGAGGTCAGGGTGGTGGACGATAATGATCGGGATGTACCCCGGGGCGAGGTTGGTGAACTTATCGTCCGTGGACCCAATGTCATGTCCGGTTATTATAACCAGCCCGAAGAATCGGCTGCGGCCCTGCGTGGCGGCTGGCTGCATACCGGCGACCTGGTCCGCCAGGATGAAGACGGCTATCTATATGTTGTTGATCGCAAGAAGGATATGATCATCCTGGGTGGCTTTAACGTCTATCCCCGGGAGGTGGAAGAGGTCCTGCTGACCCACCCGGACGTTCTGGAGGCGGCAGTGGTCGGCGTTGGCGACCCGGTAAAGGGGGAGACGGTCAAGGCCTTTATCGTCCTCAAGGAAGGAGCAACAGTGGAGCGGCGCCAGCTGCAGGAATTTCTGCGGGAGCACCTGGCAATTTATAAGATCCCGCGGCTCTTTGAGTTCGTGCCGGAGCTGCCCAAGGGCCCGACGGGTAAAGTCATGAAGAAATTACTCAAGGAGCGGTCATAAGGGACTACTGCTTGATCAGCCACCGGGCCCACCCGGGCCGGTACACCGACCCACACCATACAACCCGGGTGTCTGTATGGCTGTTTAAGAGGGGCATACCCATGCCGGTACGGACCAGGGTTATTGTCGCGGGCTTTTCCCGATGTGTGAAATATGTTTAATTAAGGTGTTCTTTGTCAAAGGGACTTGAGAAGGTACATTTTTTAGGTTAAAATGGTAGCAGGCGGGAAGAGGAGTGGTCCCGGTGATGGTGGCATCTGAAGCAGCAGTATTACTGGAACGCCTGCGTAACCACAGTATGACGACATACCAGCACTCCTGCAACGTTGGTAGCCTGGCCGGGGCCCTGGCGGAAGGCTTGGGGCTACAGCAAGATGAAGTGAATATCATCGCTCTGGGTGGCCTGCTCCATGACATCGGCAAAGCGCGGGTGCGGGCAGCTATCTTGCATAAGGCGGCCCGGTTGTCCCCGGAAGAATGGGAAGTTATGCGCCGCCATCCAGACTTCGGCGTCCAGATCCTGGCCGACAAAGAGGAGTTCGAGGTTATCCAGCCCCTGGTGGCCTACCATCACGAGCGCTGGGACGGGCATGGCTACCACGGGCTGGGAAGGGAGGATATCCCCCTGGGGGCCCGGATTATTACCCTGTCAGATGCCTTTGACGCCATGACCTCCAGCCGGGCCTACCAGTATTCCAAGAATCTGCAGGCCGGTATCCAGGAACTGGCAGCCGGAGCAGGTAAGCAGTTTGATCCCCGCCTGGTGGAATTGTTTTTCGAGATCATGCCGGATGTATTGAAGCGTAACAGCCGCCGGGCGTCGTAATAGCAACAGTTGACGATAGAGATTCAGGTGCTTAGTACAACGGGTAATAAGCAAAAGCCACCGTATGCCGCGGTGGCTTAAATGTTGGTGCCGACAGTAGGAAGCGATCGTCACTATAGATTGGGCCAGAAAGGTCAATTCCCTTTCCGGTCCTGGTAGGCCTTTAGCAACCTGGCCCCGATTTCCCGATTATGACGGTTGAGCTGCATTAGGTAGGTGAAGACGCTGCCTTCATAATCAAAGTTTTCGCCCAGGAGGGCCAGTTCCAGGGCGCGGCGCGTTACATTGATAACGCACTCCTCCTCGTGGTTGTCGCGGCAATTCTGGCATTGGAGCAGAACCTCCACCAGGGCGTTGATTAAGTCCTCTTGATAATAGACCCGCAGGTCGTCCTGGGGGACCAGTTCATGG
Proteins encoded in this region:
- a CDS encoding HD-GYP domain-containing protein; this translates as MVASEAAVLLERLRNHSMTTYQHSCNVGSLAGALAEGLGLQQDEVNIIALGGLLHDIGKARVRAAILHKAARLSPEEWEVMRRHPDFGVQILADKEEFEVIQPLVAYHHERWDGHGYHGLGREDIPLGARIITLSDAFDAMTSSRAYQYSKNLQAGIQELAAGAGKQFDPRLVELFFEIMPDVLKRNSRRAS